The Carassius auratus strain Wakin chromosome 5, ASM336829v1, whole genome shotgun sequence genome includes a window with the following:
- the LOC113086758 gene encoding G-protein-signaling modulator 1-like isoform X2 encodes MVYLHNTSLPRQLPLHTLTERTEVRLLRAPEEEGSSEQLEFLYDSYSSPMAQSASSTDSDLASKRLHSRMEASCLELALEGERLCKAGDFKGGTAFFEAAVQVGTEDLKTLSAIYSQLGNAYFYLKEYGKALEYHRHDLTLARTIGDRIGEGKASGNLGNTLKVLGRYDEAVVCCQRHLDISQEQGDKVGEARALYNMGNMFHAKGKQQLWGISQDPGELPPDVRDTLQRATAFYEMNLSLVKELGDRAAQGRAFGNLGNTHYLLGNFVEAIKFHRERLSIAKEFGDKAAERRAYSNLGNALIFLGQFNAATDYYRKTLQLSRQLKDQVMEAQACYSLGNTYTLLQEYGRAIDYHLKHLLIAQELNDRVGEGRACWSLGNAYVSLENYRQALHYTRKHLDISREIGDRNGEMTARMNVEELMEALGVKEADLSPSESEFKVQGARPKFTKKNSMDSVDLWKYSSEKNGDAPDVDGVSRRSRNQLFQSSRSKSYADSQSSDERQWLDSPVDMDDITVHVTPPKLARDASDEDCFFDLLSKFQSSRMDDQRCQLDEPSDGENTGGADRNTLSDMIDASLLTSPQTEELFDLIASSQSRRLDDQRVNVSNLPGLRITHNNLGHLCGDSDPQEPSDDFFNMLIKCQSSRIDDQRCSPPEGGPRAPTVPDEDFFSLIQRVQAKRMDEQRVHLPSDEQELDEDEEDDEREPGVADS; translated from the exons ATGGTCTATTTGCACAATACCTCACTTCCTCGGCAGCTGccattacacacactcacagagaggaCTGAAGTGCGTCTGCTCAGAGCCCCAGAGGAAGAGGGAAGCAGTGAGCAGCTGGAGTTTCTCTACGACTCCTACAGCTCACCAATGGCTCAGTCGGCGAGCAGCACGGACTCAGATCTGGCCAGCAAGCGGCTCCACTCGAG GATGGAGGCATCTTGTCTGGAGCTGGCGCTGGAAGGGGAGAGACTGTGTAAAGCTGGAGATTTTAAAGGTGGTACAGCCTTCTTTGAAGCTGCTGTTCAGGTGGGAACAGAAGATCTCAAGACTCTCAGTGCCATTTACAGCCAGCTGGGTAACGCTTACTTCTACCTGAAGGAGTACGGCAAAGCCCTGGAGTACCATCGGCACGACCTCACGCTCGCCCG GACAATTGGGGACCGGATCGGGGAGGGGAAAGCCAGCGGGAATCTGGGAAACACTCTGAAGGTTTTGGGCCGGTATGATGAAGCGGTTGTGTGCTGTCAGAGACACCTAGACATTTCTCAAGAACAAGGAGACAAG GTCGGCGAGGCCAGGGCTCTGTATAACATGGGGAACATGTTTCATGCCAAAGGAAAGCAGCAGCTGTGGGGCATCTCACAGGACCCCGGAGAGCTTCCTCCTGACGTCAGAGACACGCTGCAGCGAGCCACGGCTTTCTACGA GATGAATCTCTCTCTGGTAAAGGAGTTGGGAGACCGAGCAGCGCAGGGAAGAGCCTTCGGAAACCTCGGCAACACTCATTACCTGCTGGGTAATTTCGTTGAGGCCATCAAGTTCCACAGAGAG CGTCTCTCCATTGCAAAGGAATTTGGCGACAAGGCTGCTGAGCGCAGAGCGTACAGTAACCTAGGCAACGCTCTCATTTTCCTTGGCCAGTTCAATGCAGCCACAGACTATTACAG GAAAACTCTGCAGCTCTCTCGGCAGCTGAAGGATCAGGTGATGGAAGCTCAAGCGTGTTACAGTCTGGGAAACACGTACACGCTGCTGCAGGAGTATGGACGAGCCATAGACTATCACCTCAAACACCTGCTCATCGCTCAGGAGCTCAATGACAG GGTCGGTGAGGGCCGGGCCTGCTGGAGTCTGGGCAACGCTTACGTGTCATTGGAAAACTACCGTCAGGCTCTGCACTACACTCGGAAACACCTGGACATCTCCagagag ATCGGGGACAGGAATGGAGAGATGACGGCCAGGATGAATGTGGAGGAGCTGATGGAGGCTCTCGGGGTGAAGGAGGCCGATCTCTCACCGTCCGAATCGGAGTTTAAAGTGCAGG GAGCCAGACCCAAGTTCACCAAGAAGAATAGCATGGACAGTGTTGACTTGTGGAAATACAGCTCTGAAAAG AATGGAGATGCTCCAGATGTTGATGGTGTTTCAAGAAGGTCAAGGAACCAGCTGTTTCAGTCCAGCAGAAGCAAAAGTTACGCGGACAGTCAGTCGTCAGATGAAAGACAGTGGCTCGACTCACCTGTGGACATGGATGACATCACTGTTCACGTCACACCTCCA AAACTGGCTCGTGACGCCTCAGATGAGGACTGCTTCTTTGACCTGTTGAGTAAGTTTCAGAGCAGCCGTATGGATGACCAGCGCTGTCAGCTGGACGAGCCGTCCGATGGAGAGAACACAGGAGGAGCGGATCGAAACACACTCAGTGACATGATTG ATGCCAGTCTGCTGACGTCTCCTCAGACCGAAGAACTGTTCGATTTGATCGCCAGCTCTCAGAGCCGCCGTCTGGACGATCAGAGGGTGAACGTCAGTAACCTGCCTGGACTCAGAATTACCCACAATAACCTGGGCCACCTGTGTGGAGACAGCGACCCCCAGGAGCCCAGCGATGACTTCTTCAACATGCTCATAAAGTGCCAG TCATCCAGGATAGATGACCAGCGCTGCTCTCCTCCTGAAGGGGGTCCACGGGCCCCAACCGTCCCAGACGAGGATTTCTTCAGCCTAATACAGAGAGTTCAGGCCAAACGAATGGACGAGCAACGTGTTCATCTCCCTTCCGACGAACAGGAGCTGGACGAGGATGAGGAGGACGACGAGAGAGAGCCAGGGGTCGCAGACTCCTGA
- the LOC113086758 gene encoding G-protein-signaling modulator 1-like isoform X4: MMSTEAFPLSGAQIALCRLVHHGPRPQATLRPLNHELRLYVEKTRTKPKCRMEASCLELALEGERLCKAGDFKGGTAFFEAAVQVGTEDLKTLSAIYSQLGNAYFYLKEYGKALEYHRHDLTLARTIGDRIGEGKASGNLGNTLKVLGRYDEAVVCCQRHLDISQEQGDKVGEARALYNMGNMFHAKGKQQLWGISQDPGELPPDVRDTLQRATAFYEMNLSLVKELGDRAAQGRAFGNLGNTHYLLGNFVEAIKFHRERLSIAKEFGDKAAERRAYSNLGNALIFLGQFNAATDYYRKTLQLSRQLKDQVMEAQACYSLGNTYTLLQEYGRAIDYHLKHLLIAQELNDRVGEGRACWSLGNAYVSLENYRQALHYTRKHLDISREIGDRNGEMTARMNVEELMEALGVKEADLSPSESEFKVQGARPKFTKKNSMDSVDLWKYSSEKNGDAPDVDGVSRRSRNQLFQSSRSKSYADSQSSDERQWLDSPVDMDDITVHVTPPKLARDASDEDCFFDLLSKFQSSRMDDQRCQLDEPSDGENTGGADRNTLSDMIDASLLTSPQTEELFDLIASSQSRRLDDQRVNVSNLPGLRITHNNLGHLCGDSDPQEPSDDFFNMLIKCQSSRIDDQRCSPPEGGPRAPTVPDEDFFSLIQRVQAKRMDEQRVHLPSDEQELDEDEEDDEREPGVADS, encoded by the exons ATGATGTCGACTGAAGCATTTCCTCTGAGTGGGGCTCAGATAGCCTTGTGTCGTCTGGTTCATCACGGCCCCAGACCACAGGCCACGCTGAGACCTCTGAACCACGAGCTCAGGCTCTATGTTGAGAAGACACGCACCAAACCTAAATGCAG GATGGAGGCATCTTGTCTGGAGCTGGCGCTGGAAGGGGAGAGACTGTGTAAAGCTGGAGATTTTAAAGGTGGTACAGCCTTCTTTGAAGCTGCTGTTCAGGTGGGAACAGAAGATCTCAAGACTCTCAGTGCCATTTACAGCCAGCTGGGTAACGCTTACTTCTACCTGAAGGAGTACGGCAAAGCCCTGGAGTACCATCGGCACGACCTCACGCTCGCCCG GACAATTGGGGACCGGATCGGGGAGGGGAAAGCCAGCGGGAATCTGGGAAACACTCTGAAGGTTTTGGGCCGGTATGATGAAGCGGTTGTGTGCTGTCAGAGACACCTAGACATTTCTCAAGAACAAGGAGACAAG GTCGGCGAGGCCAGGGCTCTGTATAACATGGGGAACATGTTTCATGCCAAAGGAAAGCAGCAGCTGTGGGGCATCTCACAGGACCCCGGAGAGCTTCCTCCTGACGTCAGAGACACGCTGCAGCGAGCCACGGCTTTCTACGA GATGAATCTCTCTCTGGTAAAGGAGTTGGGAGACCGAGCAGCGCAGGGAAGAGCCTTCGGAAACCTCGGCAACACTCATTACCTGCTGGGTAATTTCGTTGAGGCCATCAAGTTCCACAGAGAG CGTCTCTCCATTGCAAAGGAATTTGGCGACAAGGCTGCTGAGCGCAGAGCGTACAGTAACCTAGGCAACGCTCTCATTTTCCTTGGCCAGTTCAATGCAGCCACAGACTATTACAG GAAAACTCTGCAGCTCTCTCGGCAGCTGAAGGATCAGGTGATGGAAGCTCAAGCGTGTTACAGTCTGGGAAACACGTACACGCTGCTGCAGGAGTATGGACGAGCCATAGACTATCACCTCAAACACCTGCTCATCGCTCAGGAGCTCAATGACAG GGTCGGTGAGGGCCGGGCCTGCTGGAGTCTGGGCAACGCTTACGTGTCATTGGAAAACTACCGTCAGGCTCTGCACTACACTCGGAAACACCTGGACATCTCCagagag ATCGGGGACAGGAATGGAGAGATGACGGCCAGGATGAATGTGGAGGAGCTGATGGAGGCTCTCGGGGTGAAGGAGGCCGATCTCTCACCGTCCGAATCGGAGTTTAAAGTGCAGG GAGCCAGACCCAAGTTCACCAAGAAGAATAGCATGGACAGTGTTGACTTGTGGAAATACAGCTCTGAAAAG AATGGAGATGCTCCAGATGTTGATGGTGTTTCAAGAAGGTCAAGGAACCAGCTGTTTCAGTCCAGCAGAAGCAAAAGTTACGCGGACAGTCAGTCGTCAGATGAAAGACAGTGGCTCGACTCACCTGTGGACATGGATGACATCACTGTTCACGTCACACCTCCA AAACTGGCTCGTGACGCCTCAGATGAGGACTGCTTCTTTGACCTGTTGAGTAAGTTTCAGAGCAGCCGTATGGATGACCAGCGCTGTCAGCTGGACGAGCCGTCCGATGGAGAGAACACAGGAGGAGCGGATCGAAACACACTCAGTGACATGATTG ATGCCAGTCTGCTGACGTCTCCTCAGACCGAAGAACTGTTCGATTTGATCGCCAGCTCTCAGAGCCGCCGTCTGGACGATCAGAGGGTGAACGTCAGTAACCTGCCTGGACTCAGAATTACCCACAATAACCTGGGCCACCTGTGTGGAGACAGCGACCCCCAGGAGCCCAGCGATGACTTCTTCAACATGCTCATAAAGTGCCAG TCATCCAGGATAGATGACCAGCGCTGCTCTCCTCCTGAAGGGGGTCCACGGGCCCCAACCGTCCCAGACGAGGATTTCTTCAGCCTAATACAGAGAGTTCAGGCCAAACGAATGGACGAGCAACGTGTTCATCTCCCTTCCGACGAACAGGAGCTGGACGAGGATGAGGAGGACGACGAGAGAGAGCCAGGGGTCGCAGACTCCTGA
- the LOC113086758 gene encoding G-protein-signaling modulator 1-like isoform X1 translates to MVYLHNTSLPRQLPLHTLTERTEVRLLRAPEEEGSSEQLEFLYDSYSSPMAQSASSTDSDLASKRLHSRMEASCLELALEGERLCKAGDFKGGTAFFEAAVQVGTEDLKTLSAIYSQLGNAYFYLKEYGKALEYHRHDLTLARTIGDRIGEGKASGNLGNTLKVLGRYDEAVVCCQRHLDISQEQGDKVGEARALYNMGNMFHAKGKQQLWGISQDPGELPPDVRDTLQRATAFYEMNLSLVKELGDRAAQGRAFGNLGNTHYLLGNFVEAIKFHRERLSIAKEFGDKAAERRAYSNLGNALIFLGQFNAATDYYRKTLQLSRQLKDQVMEAQACYSLGNTYTLLQEYGRAIDYHLKHLLIAQELNDRVGEGRACWSLGNAYVSLENYRQALHYTRKHLDISREIGDRNGEMTARMNVEELMEALGVKEADLSPSESEFKVQGARPKFTKKNSMDSVDLWKYSSEKNGDAPDVDGVSRRSRNQLFQSSRSKSYADSQSSDERQWLDSPVDMDDITVHVTPPKLARDASDEDCFFDLLSKFQSSRMDDQRCQLDEPSDGENTGGADRNTLSDMIGQSQHASLLTSPQTEELFDLIASSQSRRLDDQRVNVSNLPGLRITHNNLGHLCGDSDPQEPSDDFFNMLIKCQSSRIDDQRCSPPEGGPRAPTVPDEDFFSLIQRVQAKRMDEQRVHLPSDEQELDEDEEDDEREPGVADS, encoded by the exons ATGGTCTATTTGCACAATACCTCACTTCCTCGGCAGCTGccattacacacactcacagagaggaCTGAAGTGCGTCTGCTCAGAGCCCCAGAGGAAGAGGGAAGCAGTGAGCAGCTGGAGTTTCTCTACGACTCCTACAGCTCACCAATGGCTCAGTCGGCGAGCAGCACGGACTCAGATCTGGCCAGCAAGCGGCTCCACTCGAG GATGGAGGCATCTTGTCTGGAGCTGGCGCTGGAAGGGGAGAGACTGTGTAAAGCTGGAGATTTTAAAGGTGGTACAGCCTTCTTTGAAGCTGCTGTTCAGGTGGGAACAGAAGATCTCAAGACTCTCAGTGCCATTTACAGCCAGCTGGGTAACGCTTACTTCTACCTGAAGGAGTACGGCAAAGCCCTGGAGTACCATCGGCACGACCTCACGCTCGCCCG GACAATTGGGGACCGGATCGGGGAGGGGAAAGCCAGCGGGAATCTGGGAAACACTCTGAAGGTTTTGGGCCGGTATGATGAAGCGGTTGTGTGCTGTCAGAGACACCTAGACATTTCTCAAGAACAAGGAGACAAG GTCGGCGAGGCCAGGGCTCTGTATAACATGGGGAACATGTTTCATGCCAAAGGAAAGCAGCAGCTGTGGGGCATCTCACAGGACCCCGGAGAGCTTCCTCCTGACGTCAGAGACACGCTGCAGCGAGCCACGGCTTTCTACGA GATGAATCTCTCTCTGGTAAAGGAGTTGGGAGACCGAGCAGCGCAGGGAAGAGCCTTCGGAAACCTCGGCAACACTCATTACCTGCTGGGTAATTTCGTTGAGGCCATCAAGTTCCACAGAGAG CGTCTCTCCATTGCAAAGGAATTTGGCGACAAGGCTGCTGAGCGCAGAGCGTACAGTAACCTAGGCAACGCTCTCATTTTCCTTGGCCAGTTCAATGCAGCCACAGACTATTACAG GAAAACTCTGCAGCTCTCTCGGCAGCTGAAGGATCAGGTGATGGAAGCTCAAGCGTGTTACAGTCTGGGAAACACGTACACGCTGCTGCAGGAGTATGGACGAGCCATAGACTATCACCTCAAACACCTGCTCATCGCTCAGGAGCTCAATGACAG GGTCGGTGAGGGCCGGGCCTGCTGGAGTCTGGGCAACGCTTACGTGTCATTGGAAAACTACCGTCAGGCTCTGCACTACACTCGGAAACACCTGGACATCTCCagagag ATCGGGGACAGGAATGGAGAGATGACGGCCAGGATGAATGTGGAGGAGCTGATGGAGGCTCTCGGGGTGAAGGAGGCCGATCTCTCACCGTCCGAATCGGAGTTTAAAGTGCAGG GAGCCAGACCCAAGTTCACCAAGAAGAATAGCATGGACAGTGTTGACTTGTGGAAATACAGCTCTGAAAAG AATGGAGATGCTCCAGATGTTGATGGTGTTTCAAGAAGGTCAAGGAACCAGCTGTTTCAGTCCAGCAGAAGCAAAAGTTACGCGGACAGTCAGTCGTCAGATGAAAGACAGTGGCTCGACTCACCTGTGGACATGGATGACATCACTGTTCACGTCACACCTCCA AAACTGGCTCGTGACGCCTCAGATGAGGACTGCTTCTTTGACCTGTTGAGTAAGTTTCAGAGCAGCCGTATGGATGACCAGCGCTGTCAGCTGGACGAGCCGTCCGATGGAGAGAACACAGGAGGAGCGGATCGAAACACACTCAGTGACATGATTGGTCAGTCACAGC ATGCCAGTCTGCTGACGTCTCCTCAGACCGAAGAACTGTTCGATTTGATCGCCAGCTCTCAGAGCCGCCGTCTGGACGATCAGAGGGTGAACGTCAGTAACCTGCCTGGACTCAGAATTACCCACAATAACCTGGGCCACCTGTGTGGAGACAGCGACCCCCAGGAGCCCAGCGATGACTTCTTCAACATGCTCATAAAGTGCCAG TCATCCAGGATAGATGACCAGCGCTGCTCTCCTCCTGAAGGGGGTCCACGGGCCCCAACCGTCCCAGACGAGGATTTCTTCAGCCTAATACAGAGAGTTCAGGCCAAACGAATGGACGAGCAACGTGTTCATCTCCCTTCCGACGAACAGGAGCTGGACGAGGATGAGGAGGACGACGAGAGAGAGCCAGGGGTCGCAGACTCCTGA
- the LOC113086758 gene encoding G-protein-signaling modulator 1-like isoform X3, translating into MMSTEAFPLSGAQIALCRLVHHGPRPQATLRPLNHELRLYVEKTRTKPKCRMEASCLELALEGERLCKAGDFKGGTAFFEAAVQVGTEDLKTLSAIYSQLGNAYFYLKEYGKALEYHRHDLTLARTIGDRIGEGKASGNLGNTLKVLGRYDEAVVCCQRHLDISQEQGDKVGEARALYNMGNMFHAKGKQQLWGISQDPGELPPDVRDTLQRATAFYEMNLSLVKELGDRAAQGRAFGNLGNTHYLLGNFVEAIKFHRERLSIAKEFGDKAAERRAYSNLGNALIFLGQFNAATDYYRKTLQLSRQLKDQVMEAQACYSLGNTYTLLQEYGRAIDYHLKHLLIAQELNDRVGEGRACWSLGNAYVSLENYRQALHYTRKHLDISREIGDRNGEMTARMNVEELMEALGVKEADLSPSESEFKVQGARPKFTKKNSMDSVDLWKYSSEKNGDAPDVDGVSRRSRNQLFQSSRSKSYADSQSSDERQWLDSPVDMDDITVHVTPPKLARDASDEDCFFDLLSKFQSSRMDDQRCQLDEPSDGENTGGADRNTLSDMIGQSQHASLLTSPQTEELFDLIASSQSRRLDDQRVNVSNLPGLRITHNNLGHLCGDSDPQEPSDDFFNMLIKCQSSRIDDQRCSPPEGGPRAPTVPDEDFFSLIQRVQAKRMDEQRVHLPSDEQELDEDEEDDEREPGVADS; encoded by the exons ATGATGTCGACTGAAGCATTTCCTCTGAGTGGGGCTCAGATAGCCTTGTGTCGTCTGGTTCATCACGGCCCCAGACCACAGGCCACGCTGAGACCTCTGAACCACGAGCTCAGGCTCTATGTTGAGAAGACACGCACCAAACCTAAATGCAG GATGGAGGCATCTTGTCTGGAGCTGGCGCTGGAAGGGGAGAGACTGTGTAAAGCTGGAGATTTTAAAGGTGGTACAGCCTTCTTTGAAGCTGCTGTTCAGGTGGGAACAGAAGATCTCAAGACTCTCAGTGCCATTTACAGCCAGCTGGGTAACGCTTACTTCTACCTGAAGGAGTACGGCAAAGCCCTGGAGTACCATCGGCACGACCTCACGCTCGCCCG GACAATTGGGGACCGGATCGGGGAGGGGAAAGCCAGCGGGAATCTGGGAAACACTCTGAAGGTTTTGGGCCGGTATGATGAAGCGGTTGTGTGCTGTCAGAGACACCTAGACATTTCTCAAGAACAAGGAGACAAG GTCGGCGAGGCCAGGGCTCTGTATAACATGGGGAACATGTTTCATGCCAAAGGAAAGCAGCAGCTGTGGGGCATCTCACAGGACCCCGGAGAGCTTCCTCCTGACGTCAGAGACACGCTGCAGCGAGCCACGGCTTTCTACGA GATGAATCTCTCTCTGGTAAAGGAGTTGGGAGACCGAGCAGCGCAGGGAAGAGCCTTCGGAAACCTCGGCAACACTCATTACCTGCTGGGTAATTTCGTTGAGGCCATCAAGTTCCACAGAGAG CGTCTCTCCATTGCAAAGGAATTTGGCGACAAGGCTGCTGAGCGCAGAGCGTACAGTAACCTAGGCAACGCTCTCATTTTCCTTGGCCAGTTCAATGCAGCCACAGACTATTACAG GAAAACTCTGCAGCTCTCTCGGCAGCTGAAGGATCAGGTGATGGAAGCTCAAGCGTGTTACAGTCTGGGAAACACGTACACGCTGCTGCAGGAGTATGGACGAGCCATAGACTATCACCTCAAACACCTGCTCATCGCTCAGGAGCTCAATGACAG GGTCGGTGAGGGCCGGGCCTGCTGGAGTCTGGGCAACGCTTACGTGTCATTGGAAAACTACCGTCAGGCTCTGCACTACACTCGGAAACACCTGGACATCTCCagagag ATCGGGGACAGGAATGGAGAGATGACGGCCAGGATGAATGTGGAGGAGCTGATGGAGGCTCTCGGGGTGAAGGAGGCCGATCTCTCACCGTCCGAATCGGAGTTTAAAGTGCAGG GAGCCAGACCCAAGTTCACCAAGAAGAATAGCATGGACAGTGTTGACTTGTGGAAATACAGCTCTGAAAAG AATGGAGATGCTCCAGATGTTGATGGTGTTTCAAGAAGGTCAAGGAACCAGCTGTTTCAGTCCAGCAGAAGCAAAAGTTACGCGGACAGTCAGTCGTCAGATGAAAGACAGTGGCTCGACTCACCTGTGGACATGGATGACATCACTGTTCACGTCACACCTCCA AAACTGGCTCGTGACGCCTCAGATGAGGACTGCTTCTTTGACCTGTTGAGTAAGTTTCAGAGCAGCCGTATGGATGACCAGCGCTGTCAGCTGGACGAGCCGTCCGATGGAGAGAACACAGGAGGAGCGGATCGAAACACACTCAGTGACATGATTGGTCAGTCACAGC ATGCCAGTCTGCTGACGTCTCCTCAGACCGAAGAACTGTTCGATTTGATCGCCAGCTCTCAGAGCCGCCGTCTGGACGATCAGAGGGTGAACGTCAGTAACCTGCCTGGACTCAGAATTACCCACAATAACCTGGGCCACCTGTGTGGAGACAGCGACCCCCAGGAGCCCAGCGATGACTTCTTCAACATGCTCATAAAGTGCCAG TCATCCAGGATAGATGACCAGCGCTGCTCTCCTCCTGAAGGGGGTCCACGGGCCCCAACCGTCCCAGACGAGGATTTCTTCAGCCTAATACAGAGAGTTCAGGCCAAACGAATGGACGAGCAACGTGTTCATCTCCCTTCCGACGAACAGGAGCTGGACGAGGATGAGGAGGACGACGAGAGAGAGCCAGGGGTCGCAGACTCCTGA